From the genome of Xylocopilactobacillus apis:
CGGTACTTCTTCTTTTAATTTATTTAAATGATCTGAATTAGTCGCAATGGCTAAAACTTGATGCCCTCTTTGAACAGCAAGAGATGTTACTTCCAGGCCAGCCATTCCCGTTGCGCCAATTATTGCTAAATTCATCTTAAGCTCCTGGATTTAATTTGGTAAAACCGTTCGGATTAGTGGTATATTTGGCCTGAATCCACTGATTTTTTCCTAATTGATACCAATATTCACCATTTACCTTCACCTGAGCAATTATTTTCCAATCACTGCCGTCAAGTAAATATCGCCCTGTGGGTTTACGCGTATAAACATCATAACCATTCCAAAGGGTAATTCCGTAACCTGAAATATAATTAATCGTCGCAATTGGTGCCCCGTTCGGATTACTATTAGGATAGACAGTTCTTACATTTGAGTAACCTTTGGAATTAGAGGTGTATTTTGCTTGAATCCACTGATTATTGCCAACCGCATACCAATATTCACCTTTATATTTGGCTTGAAGCACTACCTTCCAGGAAGTCCCATGTTTCAAATATTTACCTGTTTGTTTGCGCGTATTTAAATCATAGCCATTCCATACCACAATTCCATAACTAGGACGGTATTTAACAGTTGTTACTGCTTCATTAGATCTAATTTGATTGGTAAATAAACCGCCATAATCGTAACTAGCATCAACGTGCAGTCCTTTAAACTGGTTTGTATACTGCCAAGCAGTAATATTGGATAATCCTGGAGTCGTTACGTTATAGTGTGCAACCCAGGTTGGATAGTTACGCGGAAGTTTATTGTACCAAAACCAAGAAGCCATCGAGTACACAACTTGATTATGATAACCAAGACGTGCTAATTCTTGTTGGAAAGTAACCGTATCAGCGTA
Proteins encoded in this window:
- a CDS encoding GH25 family lysozyme; its protein translation is MLIAVLGINTVNTQAASQFVDVSEWQPDTQGFIDQLVDYGITGVVVKLTGGNARPSNYTNPKAGNQIRAAWNRGLKVSVYHYAKYNGAAGAKAEAQFFAAQAQKYGLSKDTVMVADVEHASLKNPYADTVTFQQELARLGYHNQVVYSMASWFWYNKLPRNYPTWVAHYNVTTPGLSNITAWQYTNQFKGLHVDASYDYGGLFTNQIRSNEAVTTVKYRPSYGIVVWNGYDLNTRKQTGKYLKHGTSWKVVLQAKYKGEYWYAVGNNQWIQAKYTSNSKGYSNVRTVYPNSNPNGAPIATINYISGYGITLWNGYDVYTRKPTGRYLLDGSDWKIIAQVKVNGEYWYQLGKNQWIQAKYTTNPNGFTKLNPGA